In Novosphingobium sp. P6W, a genomic segment contains:
- a CDS encoding TonB-dependent receptor has protein sequence MKVRKSAILLLATSAALWSAPSLAQQAAASSSDGATDSSDIVVTAQRRSERLQDVPVSVQAVSADMLRNAGVNDQRQLSLIAPSLQVQQDNNYAVRGVGTSTFANTIESSVATAIDDVTLGSRVLNGNPFLDIAQVEVLNGPQGLLFGKNASAGLVNITTKRPELGVYGSSFDAEAVSRDRPGSDGQGVVARATVNVPFGQTAALRVNGIYRYDEPIVRDLRTNGQGRYDPDFRQYGGRAKFLYEPTSQLSLYLLGEYFEQHGVGTVFDGTYRTAGPAGMDAPLLAQSGIAPSPTNLVVDSDAPAWRDLTTGGAQASASYQFDNGWTLSNIFAWKTYKLDQQVDGDNLQEDGANINAQRANYDQYSNELRLALPAAGRLSGQVGLYYFKSTLNQQFQIAGSSLLPSFVLPNFPFCVGATPGVGGCQTSNRYFLGQDKVYRLDNESYAAFGQFTYEVVDGLKLIAGARVTRDKVSIDLDQNTDRYFLVLGVPNSSFDQSLSKTTVSYRAGAQYNFNRDIMVYATYGRGWKGPGMNDTGASLTADLRVQPERADTFEAGVKTSLFDRLLTLNATVFHTQFSNLQAQTFDTDLRAFVIGNAGKATSKGAEANATLRPFKGFSLNANVAYVDAKYNDFASAQCYVTQSPCGVTGTFNAAGNRLTYAPKFTSTLSASYEVPVSASTSLVFDGSYYHRSSIETLVNAAPGSRIDAIDILNASIGFRGDRFSAGIFCKNCTNKVYALSTGSEPGDSNAGVLTLAQRIGIDSVRSIGIRFGFNY, from the coding sequence ATGAAAGTGCGTAAGTCGGCGATATTGTTACTAGCGACGTCCGCAGCGCTCTGGAGCGCGCCCAGCCTGGCTCAACAGGCAGCGGCATCTTCCTCCGATGGTGCGACGGACAGTTCCGATATTGTCGTGACGGCTCAGCGCCGTTCGGAGCGCCTTCAAGACGTCCCCGTCAGTGTTCAGGCCGTTTCTGCTGACATGCTGCGCAATGCTGGCGTCAACGATCAGCGGCAGCTCTCGCTGATCGCGCCTAGCCTTCAGGTGCAGCAGGATAACAACTACGCGGTGCGTGGCGTCGGCACATCGACTTTCGCCAATACGATTGAATCGAGCGTCGCGACTGCGATTGACGATGTCACGCTCGGCAGCCGTGTGCTGAACGGCAACCCGTTCTTGGATATCGCCCAGGTCGAAGTTCTTAACGGGCCGCAGGGCTTGCTGTTCGGCAAGAACGCGTCGGCAGGTCTGGTCAACATCACCACGAAGCGCCCGGAGCTCGGCGTCTACGGTTCGTCCTTCGATGCCGAGGCGGTCTCCCGCGATCGCCCAGGTTCCGATGGTCAGGGGGTTGTCGCCCGCGCGACCGTCAATGTACCTTTCGGCCAGACCGCGGCGCTGCGGGTGAACGGCATCTATCGTTACGATGAGCCGATCGTCCGCGACCTGCGTACTAACGGTCAAGGCCGCTATGACCCCGATTTCCGCCAGTACGGCGGCCGCGCCAAGTTCCTGTATGAGCCGACGAGCCAGCTATCGCTGTATCTGCTTGGCGAATACTTCGAGCAGCACGGCGTGGGTACGGTTTTCGACGGTACCTACCGCACTGCCGGCCCAGCGGGCATGGATGCCCCACTCCTAGCGCAGAGCGGTATCGCACCGAGCCCGACGAACCTTGTGGTCGACTCGGATGCGCCGGCGTGGCGCGATCTGACTACTGGCGGGGCACAGGCGTCGGCTTCCTACCAGTTCGACAACGGCTGGACCCTTTCTAACATCTTCGCCTGGAAGACCTACAAACTCGACCAGCAGGTTGACGGCGACAATCTTCAGGAGGACGGCGCTAACATCAACGCACAGCGCGCGAACTACGACCAGTATAGCAACGAACTGCGCCTGGCTCTGCCTGCGGCAGGCCGCCTCTCCGGGCAGGTCGGCCTCTATTACTTCAAGTCGACGCTTAACCAGCAATTCCAGATTGCCGGCAGCAGCCTTTTGCCGAGCTTCGTGCTTCCCAACTTCCCATTCTGCGTGGGCGCCACTCCCGGCGTCGGCGGCTGCCAGACCAGCAACCGCTACTTCCTGGGTCAGGATAAGGTTTATCGCCTCGACAACGAAAGCTACGCGGCCTTCGGTCAGTTCACGTACGAAGTTGTCGATGGCCTGAAGCTGATCGCCGGTGCACGCGTCACCCGCGACAAGGTGTCGATCGACCTCGACCAGAACACCGACCGCTATTTCCTCGTTCTGGGTGTCCCAAATTCCAGCTTCGACCAGAGCCTGAGCAAGACGACCGTCAGCTATCGCGCAGGCGCCCAATACAACTTCAATCGCGACATCATGGTCTACGCCACTTACGGTCGCGGATGGAAGGGGCCGGGCATGAATGACACCGGAGCGTCGTTAACTGCCGACCTGCGGGTGCAGCCGGAACGCGCGGACACCTTCGAAGCAGGCGTGAAGACTTCTTTGTTCGATCGCCTCCTGACGCTGAACGCAACGGTCTTCCACACCCAGTTCAGCAACCTGCAGGCGCAGACGTTCGACACCGACCTTCGCGCGTTCGTGATCGGCAATGCCGGTAAGGCGACTAGCAAGGGTGCCGAGGCGAATGCCACGTTGCGTCCGTTCAAGGGCTTCTCGCTCAACGCCAACGTGGCCTACGTCGATGCCAAGTACAATGACTTCGCGAGTGCGCAGTGCTATGTCACACAGAGCCCTTGTGGCGTGACCGGCACGTTCAACGCCGCGGGCAACCGCCTGACCTACGCGCCTAAGTTCACGTCCACGCTGTCGGCCTCCTACGAGGTGCCGGTGTCGGCTTCGACGTCGCTTGTGTTCGATGGAAGCTATTACCACCGCAGCAGTATCGAAACACTTGTCAACGCTGCCCCGGGCTCGCGAATCGACGCGATCGACATCCTGAACGCCAGCATCGGCTTCCGGGGCGATCGTTTCTCGGCCGGCATTTTCTGCAAGAATTGCACGAACAAGGTCTACGCTCTCTCCACCGGCAGCGAACCTGGCGACAGCAATGCCGGCGTATTGACCTTGGCGCAACGGATCGGCATCGACTCAGTACGCTCGATTGGAATCCGCTTCGGCTTCAACTACTAA
- a CDS encoding recombinase family protein, which produces MALIGYARVSTDEQDTAAQLDELRRAGCVTILEDRASGGSRSRPSLVRALAAVGQGDTLVVVRIDRLARSLSHLLEIVEMLRAKGAYFRSINDPIDTGSPQGMLMTQMLGAFAEFERALIRERTRAGLKAAVARGAKPGNPKMRVRDPGAIDDLRHTLKQRHLNELIDGRSRWLPLVQRLRPALPWALVLRHVRAVRLPVRTFTERTLVKACRTLVDAGYASAEILQPAPRLSPDSRVALLVADRVKTDPEATLAEIAAWLSKDLREPTPRGGMTWSPEGVRRVIARAPGEAGSASHHSRNQCVRPGSGKSSKAAFLPFG; this is translated from the coding sequence ATGGCTTTGATTGGCTACGCCCGCGTATCCACCGATGAACAGGACACGGCGGCGCAGTTGGACGAGCTGCGGCGGGCGGGGTGCGTGACGATCCTGGAGGATCGCGCTAGCGGTGGAAGCCGGAGCCGGCCGAGCTTAGTTCGAGCGCTCGCCGCCGTGGGGCAGGGGGATACGTTGGTGGTCGTCCGCATCGACCGGCTCGCACGCTCGCTTTCGCATTTGCTTGAGATCGTGGAGATGCTGCGGGCCAAGGGGGCCTATTTTCGCTCGATCAACGATCCGATCGACACGGGCAGCCCCCAGGGGATGCTGATGACGCAGATGCTGGGCGCTTTTGCAGAGTTCGAGCGCGCGCTGATCCGAGAGCGCACGCGCGCCGGCCTTAAGGCGGCGGTGGCAAGGGGCGCCAAACCCGGAAACCCCAAGATGCGTGTTCGGGATCCCGGAGCCATTGACGACCTGCGGCACACTTTGAAGCAGCGTCATCTCAATGAGCTGATCGACGGAAGGTCTCGCTGGCTGCCTCTCGTACAGAGACTGCGGCCCGCGTTGCCCTGGGCGTTAGTGCTGCGTCATGTTCGGGCAGTCAGGCTGCCGGTCCGGACATTCACCGAACGCACGCTCGTGAAGGCATGCCGAACGTTGGTTGACGCCGGCTATGCCAGTGCTGAAATTCTGCAACCCGCTCCGAGGCTTTCGCCAGACAGCCGGGTGGCGCTTCTCGTCGCAGACAGGGTCAAAACAGATCCGGAAGCGACCCTGGCCGAGATTGCCGCGTGGCTGAGCAAGGATTTGCGAGAACCTACGCCGCGAGGGGGGATGACTTGGTCACCTGAAGGCGTTCGGCGAGTCATTGCGCGGGCTCCAGGCGAAGCTGGCAGCGCCAGCCACCATAGTCGTAACCAATGCGTTCGCCCGGGGTCAGGCAAAAGCTCGAAAGCGGCTTTTCTGCCGTTTGGCTGA
- a CDS encoding serine hydrolase has protein sequence MARQAPASDADEAVYRERFKAIMANGGILTSYSPMEPIAGAPGASPLPTASTAQLTVKPAALDAAATYARASNARAFIVWRNGKVQRAEYFKGGDRSAQIVSKSLSKPLGAIAVGRAIALGKIRSVNQPLTDFIPEWRGSAKAAMTVRHLLDMRSGLMEQAASSDPDHPLNRAYLSPDHGPYLVAHYPLTHKPGSYYGYGNATAELVAVLIERATGVRYGEFIGKQVLAPLGAEGGEIWVDRPGGLAHSGCCMTLPAESWLRLAVLLLDDGMANGKRLLPKGYAADMAHGTPQNPHYGMGLWVAGPYANRRGFGAVGKPGPQVLHGEPYLDKDLFLFDGNSNQVVYVSPATRTVVLRLGDSPAPTPEWDNSKLPNIILRGIEWRRGKKRPQPQK, from the coding sequence ATGGCGCGACAGGCCCCGGCCTCGGATGCGGACGAGGCGGTATATCGCGAGCGGTTCAAAGCGATCATGGCAAACGGCGGCATCTTGACCAGCTATTCCCCAATGGAACCGATCGCGGGTGCCCCCGGAGCCTCGCCGCTACCAACGGCTAGCACGGCACAGTTGACCGTGAAGCCTGCCGCGCTGGATGCCGCCGCGACGTATGCGCGGGCCAGCAATGCCCGGGCGTTCATCGTCTGGCGCAACGGCAAGGTTCAGCGCGCGGAATACTTCAAGGGCGGCGACCGCTCCGCCCAGATCGTCTCGAAATCCCTGTCCAAACCACTTGGCGCTATCGCGGTCGGCCGCGCCATCGCACTCGGCAAAATCCGCTCGGTCAACCAGCCACTGACAGACTTCATTCCCGAGTGGCGGGGCTCCGCCAAGGCGGCGATGACCGTGCGCCACCTGCTCGACATGCGATCGGGCCTTATGGAACAAGCCGCGAGCAGCGATCCCGATCACCCTTTGAACCGCGCCTATCTCTCGCCCGACCATGGGCCCTACCTTGTAGCACACTATCCGCTGACCCATAAGCCCGGCAGCTACTACGGTTATGGCAACGCCACGGCGGAACTGGTCGCGGTGCTGATCGAACGTGCCACGGGGGTCCGCTATGGCGAGTTCATCGGCAAGCAGGTGCTTGCACCGCTCGGCGCCGAAGGAGGCGAGATCTGGGTCGATCGCCCCGGCGGCCTCGCCCATTCCGGGTGCTGCATGACCCTGCCCGCAGAAAGCTGGCTGCGGCTTGCGGTGCTGCTGCTCGATGACGGGATGGCGAATGGCAAGCGTCTGCTGCCAAAGGGTTACGCTGCCGACATGGCCCACGGAACCCCGCAAAACCCGCACTATGGCATGGGGCTGTGGGTGGCCGGTCCCTACGCAAATCGCCGCGGCTTCGGTGCGGTCGGCAAGCCCGGCCCGCAGGTGCTGCATGGCGAGCCCTACCTCGACAAGGATCTGTTCCTGTTCGATGGCAACTCGAACCAGGTGGTCTACGTATCGCCGGCAACCCGCACGGTGGTGCTGCGCCTCGGTGACAGTCCGGCGCCGACGCCCGAATGGGACAACAGCAAGCTGCCCAACATCATCCTGCGTGGGATCGAGTGGCGTCGAGGCAAAAAGCGGCCTCAGCCGCAGAAGTAA
- a CDS encoding DUF1838 family protein translates to MKLGRRDAVKLVSAGLALGATSTATLARTRVAAPVAGTPEGRFRSYMMMRAALDERLVIGYVSGSYFGVVGAEVTPLWDVVGATFARYRKRPNGGYDGVTGEIAHFLDPGTGEAAGRFLNPYTGKWMTDPRNNLPPSRLTLLPTLELEVPKLLPGTRFDHVIKVPEVRGDDTWITEVTRVGMPAPPGTPGFNYSEMVTLHARTADLQRTDVARVPCLTSFTNVVDWRPWMDMAGHPGHLTAIGSGRYGVTLKDLPDRWTVATRKQFPAFLDDPGALLDPLWNG, encoded by the coding sequence ATGAAGCTGGGAAGACGCGACGCCGTGAAACTGGTCAGCGCCGGGCTGGCGCTTGGGGCCACGTCCACCGCGACCCTCGCCAGGACACGGGTTGCCGCACCGGTGGCAGGCACTCCGGAAGGGCGCTTCCGCTCCTACATGATGATGCGGGCCGCGCTCGATGAACGACTGGTGATCGGCTACGTCAGTGGCAGCTATTTCGGGGTCGTGGGCGCCGAAGTCACTCCGCTATGGGATGTGGTCGGCGCCACCTTCGCGCGCTATCGCAAGCGGCCGAACGGCGGCTACGACGGCGTTACCGGTGAGATCGCCCATTTCCTCGATCCAGGGACCGGCGAGGCGGCCGGTCGCTTCCTCAATCCCTACACCGGCAAGTGGATGACCGATCCGCGCAACAACCTGCCGCCAAGCCGGCTCACGCTGTTGCCGACGCTGGAACTGGAAGTCCCCAAACTCTTGCCCGGGACCCGTTTCGACCACGTCATCAAGGTACCCGAAGTGCGCGGCGACGACACCTGGATCACCGAAGTGACGCGCGTCGGCATGCCAGCGCCTCCCGGAACGCCGGGATTCAATTATAGCGAGATGGTCACCCTGCACGCCCGTACCGCCGATCTGCAGCGGACCGACGTGGCGCGGGTTCCGTGCCTCACCAGCTTCACCAACGTGGTCGATTGGCGGCCGTGGATGGACATGGCTGGGCATCCCGGCCACCTCACCGCCATCGGCAGCGGCCGGTACGGGGTGACTCTGAAAGACCTCCCGGACCGCTGGACGGTCGCTACGCGCAAGCAGTTTCCCGCTTTCCTAGACGACCCTGGGGCGCTGCTCGATCCGCTCTGGAACGGCTGA
- a CDS encoding DUF1838 family protein, which yields MSDFKLTRREGFGFAALAAGLTAVPALAASATGKGAGKIDFKDPKWNRDTFARLDGDTDTSKEKCGWIKGRAMGVRENEKVRPLFDVEGFSFTRLQKLDDGSWRKLLREIVFYRDLETGKILETWRNPYTNEDVKVVPIANDPFNFTISEFEPEPPSYGGLNQDKPPRRPLLLDWQEAPGGMILLNTRIDLYYPNALRPDKWVRESSGWMNRVSEYFTYYMKREDVANTRLTHIPHVGSWTRITPWLPWMMMGQAQGHINCVTSYGSVDGERELAPDIVAAARAMDEKWLHAPTEDYGPSLSSLENFAREQTPSPVPAGWNPPQPPKAVGPLPATAK from the coding sequence ATGAGTGACTTCAAACTTACCCGCCGCGAAGGGTTCGGCTTTGCCGCGCTCGCTGCCGGCCTCACCGCCGTTCCGGCACTGGCCGCGTCGGCGACCGGCAAGGGTGCGGGCAAGATCGACTTCAAGGATCCCAAGTGGAACCGCGATACTTTCGCGCGCCTTGATGGCGATACCGATACCAGCAAGGAGAAGTGCGGCTGGATCAAGGGGCGGGCGATGGGCGTGCGTGAGAACGAGAAGGTTCGCCCGCTGTTCGACGTCGAGGGCTTCAGCTTCACTCGCCTGCAGAAGCTGGATGACGGCAGCTGGCGCAAGCTGCTGCGCGAGATCGTGTTCTATCGCGACCTCGAGACCGGCAAGATCCTGGAGACGTGGCGCAACCCCTACACTAACGAGGACGTCAAGGTCGTCCCGATCGCCAACGATCCGTTCAACTTCACAATCAGCGAATTCGAACCCGAGCCACCATCCTACGGTGGCCTCAATCAGGACAAGCCGCCGCGTCGCCCGCTGCTGCTCGACTGGCAGGAAGCGCCAGGCGGTATGATCCTGCTGAACACCCGCATCGACCTTTACTATCCTAATGCCCTGCGTCCCGACAAATGGGTGCGGGAATCCTCGGGCTGGATGAACCGAGTCTCGGAATACTTCACGTACTACATGAAGCGTGAAGACGTGGCGAACACGCGCCTGACCCACATCCCGCATGTCGGTTCGTGGACCCGCATCACCCCGTGGCTGCCGTGGATGATGATGGGCCAGGCCCAGGGCCACATCAATTGCGTCACCAGCTACGGCTCGGTGGACGGCGAGCGCGAACTGGCACCGGACATCGTCGCCGCTGCGCGTGCGATGGACGAGAAGTGGCTGCATGCGCCGACCGAGGATTACGGTCCGTCGCTGTCGAGCCTGGAGAACTTCGCGCGTGAACAGACGCCGTCGCCAGTGCCCGCGGGATGGAACCCGCCGCAGCCGCCCAAGGCGGTCGGCCCGCTGCCGGCCACCGCGAAGTGA
- a CDS encoding TonB-dependent receptor codes for MIRFDTLRHGLVSSIALAINCAAMPAFAQSASEEPLGDIVVTGARLRQESVQKVPIAITAYSAEDLEKRNISNLNDLTNSTPGIAITSIAGGTLQMVYIRGQAPANTTNDLNVEANVGVFIDGIYQTSRNTIDIISVLDVGSIEVARGPQSALFGRSTFAGALSIATRAPVDRFEGNVQGTVGTNEDYRLRGSISAPLTETLSVRVGGGYLSYDGYGKNAANRNDKLGGTEKYALSGAIEFRPTPELTALLSGFVTHSKTELTPSSVLPISIFNCGNVNAATGLRTRYCGPLTTPETSDLSPNLPDTTARTRQVSLNLNWRRSGVSATSITAFTGAENRTYNDYDGSSLGSFVGVCTAGIACFPAGAYSRTTNVNLVTSGRERVRTFSQEVRLQSDTDAPFQWLSGISYFSSRIPLAALGLGADRSGLAANERVVQVSPPINPAPIGFGGYDFSTNPFLTNDWANNQLFATYSRASTKTMSVFGSLSYRLGDLRASAEGRYNSDRKRAQVFSVLNPLAQPGFNQPIDGTTIPEAGVFPVAGPQFARTFNSFAPRFTLDYQATPDIFFYASAAKGIRSGGFNTGNAVSPTGILAEEVAYQEESNWTYEAGVKSQLFDRRLQLNASYFHIDWSNAQITAFTNNPTSQGANAIVRNAGDLKTDGFEVQADLRLIDQLSIGGSVVYSDPKFQAGAYDSATTCLVGSGVTATAAPGCPDVIIVDTPSGKRAATSLEGRRPARSVKLQWNVHAAADVPLGEDWKMTGRVDVSRSGQTYADATNLTSFGARTLTNVRLGVESERYSIAFWANNLFDVTYTANAIGQPRAGIPFAFFPYEVYLGESRRMGVTAGYKF; via the coding sequence ATGATACGGTTCGATACTCTTCGGCACGGCCTGGTTTCGTCGATTGCACTTGCGATCAACTGCGCGGCGATGCCGGCATTCGCCCAGTCCGCCAGCGAGGAGCCGCTCGGCGACATCGTCGTCACCGGGGCACGGTTACGGCAAGAAAGCGTCCAGAAAGTTCCGATCGCGATCACCGCATATTCGGCGGAGGACCTCGAGAAGCGTAACATCAGCAACCTGAACGACCTGACCAATTCGACGCCGGGCATCGCGATCACCTCGATCGCCGGCGGCACTCTGCAGATGGTCTACATCCGCGGCCAGGCACCGGCCAACACCACCAACGACCTGAACGTCGAGGCCAACGTGGGCGTCTTCATCGACGGCATCTACCAGACCAGCCGCAACACCATCGACATCATCTCGGTGCTCGACGTCGGCAGCATAGAAGTGGCGCGCGGGCCGCAGAGTGCGCTGTTCGGTCGCTCGACGTTCGCGGGCGCACTGTCGATCGCCACGCGTGCACCGGTCGACCGGTTCGAGGGCAACGTCCAAGGCACCGTTGGCACCAACGAGGACTATCGCCTTCGCGGCAGCATTTCGGCGCCGCTGACCGAGACCCTATCGGTGCGGGTCGGGGGCGGCTACCTGTCCTACGACGGCTACGGCAAGAACGCCGCGAACCGGAACGACAAACTGGGCGGTACCGAGAAGTACGCGTTGAGCGGAGCTATCGAGTTCCGGCCGACGCCGGAACTGACCGCGCTGCTATCGGGCTTCGTGACCCACTCCAAGACCGAACTGACCCCGTCGAGCGTGTTGCCAATCTCGATCTTCAACTGTGGCAACGTCAACGCCGCGACCGGTTTGCGCACGCGCTACTGCGGGCCCCTGACCACGCCGGAAACGAGCGACCTGTCGCCCAACCTGCCCGACACCACAGCGCGGACTCGGCAGGTGTCGTTGAACCTGAACTGGCGCCGTTCTGGCGTTTCGGCCACCAGCATTACTGCGTTCACCGGTGCCGAGAACCGCACTTACAACGACTACGACGGCAGTTCGCTGGGCTCGTTCGTGGGCGTGTGCACCGCGGGCATCGCCTGCTTCCCGGCGGGTGCCTACAGCAGAACCACCAACGTCAACCTGGTGACTTCCGGTCGTGAACGGGTGCGCACGTTTAGCCAGGAAGTTCGCCTGCAGTCGGACACCGATGCGCCGTTCCAGTGGCTGTCCGGCATCAGCTACTTCAGTTCGCGCATCCCGCTGGCGGCGCTCGGCCTGGGCGCAGACAGGTCCGGGCTGGCGGCGAACGAGCGGGTGGTGCAAGTGAGTCCACCGATCAATCCGGCACCGATTGGCTTCGGCGGCTATGATTTCAGCACCAACCCGTTTCTGACCAACGACTGGGCGAACAACCAGCTGTTCGCTACCTACAGCCGCGCCAGCACCAAGACCATGTCGGTGTTCGGATCGCTGTCGTATCGCCTGGGTGACCTACGGGCCAGCGCCGAGGGTCGCTACAACAGCGACCGCAAGCGGGCGCAGGTGTTCTCCGTCCTCAATCCGCTGGCACAGCCGGGATTCAACCAGCCGATCGATGGCACGACGATCCCGGAAGCGGGCGTGTTCCCGGTGGCCGGGCCGCAGTTCGCGCGCACCTTCAACAGCTTCGCCCCGCGCTTCACTTTGGATTATCAGGCGACCCCGGACATCTTCTTCTATGCATCGGCTGCCAAGGGGATCCGTTCCGGCGGCTTCAACACCGGCAATGCGGTCAGCCCGACGGGCATCCTTGCCGAGGAAGTAGCGTACCAGGAGGAAAGTAACTGGACCTACGAGGCCGGCGTGAAGTCGCAGCTGTTCGACCGGCGCCTGCAGTTGAACGCCAGCTACTTCCATATCGACTGGAGCAACGCGCAGATCACTGCCTTCACCAACAACCCGACCTCGCAGGGAGCCAACGCGATCGTCCGCAACGCCGGCGATCTCAAGACCGACGGCTTCGAGGTCCAGGCCGACCTGCGGCTGATCGACCAGCTCAGCATCGGCGGCAGCGTCGTCTACTCCGACCCGAAGTTCCAGGCCGGCGCGTATGATTCCGCCACCACCTGTCTGGTCGGCTCAGGCGTTACCGCAACCGCTGCGCCCGGTTGCCCGGATGTGATCATCGTCGACACGCCCAGCGGAAAGCGCGCCGCCACTTCGCTCGAAGGACGGCGGCCGGCACGGTCGGTCAAGCTGCAGTGGAACGTCCACGCCGCTGCCGACGTGCCGCTCGGCGAGGACTGGAAGATGACCGGGCGGGTCGATGTGTCGCGGTCGGGGCAGACTTATGCCGATGCCACGAACCTGACATCGTTCGGTGCGCGCACGCTGACCAATGTCCGCCTGGGGGTAGAAAGCGAGCGCTACAGCATCGCGTTCTGGGCGAACAACCTGTTCGACGTGACCTACACCGCCAATGCCATCGGCCAGCCGCGCGCGGGGATCCCCTTCGCGTTCTTCCCTTACGAGGTCTACCTCGGCGAAAGCCGCCGCATGGGGGTGACTGCCGGCTACAAGTTCTGA
- a CDS encoding GntR family transcriptional regulator has translation MSKASDRAYHAVRTRILDGSLAPGTQVREEDVATACAISRTPVREAIRRLEGEKLIERDRQRSYVRIWSETAMKDVFALRLMVEPYVAERVALLIGPDDIDRLKRTSELYRFAITQTDPDIATIVDQNTTFHQVLLEVTRSEVLEIVLERLVAVPIVPQTLRRYSRAQLEKALTDHNELIAAFEIKDPSWASTIMKNHIYRAQNAFFAT, from the coding sequence ATGTCAAAGGCGAGTGACCGGGCTTATCATGCGGTTCGCACTAGGATCCTGGATGGCAGCCTGGCGCCGGGAACCCAGGTGCGCGAGGAGGACGTCGCGACCGCGTGCGCGATTTCCCGTACCCCAGTGCGCGAGGCGATCCGGCGGCTTGAGGGCGAGAAGCTGATCGAGCGGGATCGGCAGCGGTCCTATGTGCGGATCTGGTCCGAGACGGCGATGAAGGACGTGTTCGCATTGCGGCTGATGGTCGAGCCCTATGTCGCCGAGCGCGTGGCGTTGCTCATCGGGCCGGACGACATTGACCGCCTCAAGCGCACCAGCGAACTCTACCGGTTCGCGATCACGCAGACCGATCCCGACATCGCGACGATCGTCGATCAAAACACCACTTTCCATCAGGTGTTGCTTGAAGTGACCAGATCCGAGGTACTGGAGATCGTGCTGGAACGCTTGGTCGCGGTCCCGATCGTGCCGCAGACCCTGCGGCGCTATAGTCGTGCCCAGCTTGAAAAAGCGCTAACCGACCACAACGAACTCATCGCAGCATTTGAGATCAAGGACCCCTCATGGGCAAGCACAATCATGAAAAATCACATTTACCGTGCTCAGAACGCTTTTTTTGCAACGTAG
- a CDS encoding beta-ketoacyl synthase N-terminal-like domain-containing protein, with amino-acid sequence MAEQAIRLALTDAGLSYDQVQQAFAGYVYGDSTAGQSALYRVGITGIPIVNVNKNCATGSTALYLARQMIALGAADCVLAVGFKQMVPGALGMVFNDRKRTLDLGLSRPDEIQGTDLDVPFAAQQFGGAELDHQARYGTSDEAFAMISVKARRHAANNPMALLRAPLSLEEVMGSKHLFGPITRFQACPPTCGAAAAVLVSADFAARHAIDSSVEIVAQALTSDMPGTFKDGSMIDVVGFGMAREAARQVYEAAGPNLLHSEYCLFVEYSIKGRYSLVVEYEKFRD; translated from the coding sequence ATGGCCGAACAGGCGATACGCCTGGCCCTGACCGACGCCGGATTGTCCTACGACCAGGTGCAGCAGGCCTTCGCGGGGTATGTCTACGGCGATTCCACGGCGGGCCAGTCGGCGCTGTACCGGGTCGGGATCACAGGCATTCCTATCGTCAACGTCAACAAGAACTGCGCGACCGGATCAACCGCCCTCTACCTTGCCCGGCAGATGATCGCGCTGGGCGCGGCAGACTGCGTGCTGGCGGTCGGCTTCAAGCAGATGGTGCCGGGCGCTTTGGGCATGGTCTTCAATGACCGCAAGCGCACGCTCGACCTTGGACTCTCCCGGCCGGACGAGATACAGGGCACCGACCTTGACGTGCCGTTCGCGGCGCAGCAGTTCGGCGGTGCGGAGCTGGATCATCAGGCCCGCTACGGCACCAGCGACGAAGCCTTCGCCATGATCAGCGTCAAGGCCCGCCGCCATGCCGCCAACAATCCGATGGCCCTGCTGCGCGCACCGCTTTCGTTGGAGGAGGTCATGGGATCGAAGCATCTGTTCGGTCCGATCACCCGTTTCCAGGCCTGCCCGCCGACTTGCGGTGCCGCAGCGGCCGTGCTGGTGTCCGCAGACTTTGCCGCCCGTCACGCGATCGACAGCTCGGTCGAAATCGTCGCGCAGGCGCTTACTAGCGACATGCCAGGCACTTTCAAGGACGGCTCGATGATCGACGTGGTCGGCTTTGGAATGGCCCGCGAAGCCGCGCGGCAGGTCTACGAAGCGGCAGGTCCAAATTTGCTGCACAGCGAATATTGCTTATTTGTCGAATATTCGATAAAGGGGCGTTATTCACTGGTGGTCGAATATGAGAAATTTCGAGATTGA